From the Caldisericia bacterium genome, one window contains:
- a CDS encoding V-type ATP synthase subunit B, which produces MAKEYLTTSEIAGPLMVVQDISGVKYGELVEITLPSGEERRGKVLVAEENRALLQLFEPSYGLTPKECRVKFTGRGLEVPVSKDILGRIFNGFGEPIDGGPDIIPEDMRDINGNPINPYARDYPNEFIQTGVSAIDGLNTLVRGQKLPIFSGAGLPHPHLAAQIARQAKVLKTGEKFAVVFAAMGITFEEANFFITDLKRTGAITKAVLFINLANNPVIERISLPRTALTVAEYLAFDLDMHVLVILSDMTNYCEALREISAARKEVPGRRGYPGYMYTDLATIYERAGRIKGKKGSITQIPIVTMPEDDKTHPIPDLTGYITEGQIFLSRDLHKKGIYPPIDVRPSLSRLKDKGIGKGKTREDHSDLMNQLYAAYARGKDAEELATILGETALTPVDRIFVKFANRFEREFVNQGEYENRTIEETLDIGWKLLSMIPIPELKRVREEYIEKYLKRFIDEDKSKS; this is translated from the coding sequence ATGGCTAAAGAGTATCTTACCACAAGTGAAATAGCAGGACCTCTTATGGTAGTTCAGGATATTAGTGGAGTAAAGTATGGGGAACTTGTGGAGATAACACTTCCTTCTGGAGAGGAAAGAAGAGGAAAAGTTCTTGTTGCTGAAGAAAACAGGGCACTTTTACAGCTCTTTGAACCATCATACGGACTTACCCCAAAGGAATGTAGAGTTAAGTTTACTGGTAGAGGACTTGAAGTTCCTGTCTCAAAGGACATTCTTGGAAGGATATTTAATGGATTTGGTGAGCCTATAGATGGAGGACCTGACATCATTCCAGAGGATATGAGGGATATAAATGGAAATCCAATAAATCCATACGCAAGAGACTATCCAAATGAGTTTATTCAAACAGGTGTGTCTGCTATTGATGGACTTAACACTCTTGTAAGAGGTCAAAAACTACCCATATTTTCTGGGGCAGGACTTCCACATCCTCATCTTGCTGCTCAAATTGCAAGACAGGCTAAGGTGCTTAAGACAGGAGAAAAATTTGCGGTGGTTTTTGCCGCTATGGGTATCACTTTTGAGGAGGCAAACTTCTTCATAACTGATTTAAAGAGAACAGGGGCAATAACAAAGGCAGTGCTCTTTATAAATCTTGCAAATAACCCTGTAATTGAGAGAATATCTCTTCCAAGAACCGCTCTTACAGTGGCAGAGTACCTTGCCTTTGATCTTGATATGCATGTACTTGTAATACTCTCAGATATGACAAACTACTGCGAGGCGTTGAGAGAAATTTCTGCTGCAAGAAAGGAGGTTCCTGGAAGGAGAGGATATCCTGGATACATGTATACAGATCTTGCAACAATATACGAGAGAGCTGGAAGAATAAAAGGAAAAAAGGGATCCATAACTCAGATTCCTATTGTAACAATGCCTGAAGATGATAAGACTCACCCAATACCTGACCTTACTGGATACATAACAGAGGGACAGATATTCTTGTCGAGGGATCTTCACAAGAAGGGAATCTATCCTCCCATTGATGTAAGGCCATCACTTTCAAGACTTAAAGATAAGGGTATTGGAAAAGGTAAAACAAGGGAAGATCATTCAGATCTTATGAATCAGTTATATGCAGCTTATGCAAGAGGAAAGGACGCAGAGGAACTTGCTACAATTCTTGGTGAGACTGCATTAACGCCTGTTGACAGGATTTTTGTAAAGTTTGCAAATCGTTTTGAAAGAGAGTTTGTAAATCAGGGTGAGTATGAGAACAGAACCATTGAAGAAACACTGGATATAGGATGGAAGCTTCTATCTATGATTCCAATTCCTGAACTTAAGAGAGTGAGAGAGGAGTACATAGAGAAGTATCTGAAGAGGTTTATAGATGAAGATAAAAGCAAATCCTAA
- a CDS encoding V-type ATP synthase subunit D, translated as MKIKANPNRMVLLRLKRRLNIARRGHKLLKDKLEGMMKDFIKTAKEFREETEIVDREYLRIESLFALAESEMGKETIKLLSKKRADIRLKHEKKNIMGVVVPEFKLDIKGKVFGYPVNITTPEYDFGIQGFIKFLPKLISLAEKIKTLEELSRDIEKTRRRVNALEYIMIPSLEETIKYITNKLDELERESHARISRIKEIIRGEEGR; from the coding sequence ATGAAGATAAAAGCAAATCCTAATAGAATGGTTCTCCTCCGCCTAAAGCGGAGGCTTAATATTGCAAGAAGGGGTCATAAACTTCTAAAGGATAAACTGGAAGGAATGATGAAGGATTTTATAAAAACTGCCAAAGAGTTTAGAGAGGAGACAGAAATTGTTGATAGAGAGTATTTAAGGATTGAAAGCCTCTTTGCCCTTGCAGAAAGCGAAATGGGGAAGGAGACGATAAAACTTCTATCTAAAAAAAGAGCAGACATAAGATTAAAGCATGAGAAGAAAAATATAATGGGGGTAGTTGTTCCAGAATTTAAACTTGATATAAAAGGAAAAGTCTTTGGCTACCCAGTTAACATAACAACCCCTGAATATGATTTTGGAATTCAGGGGTTTATAAAGTTTTTGCCAAAACTTATCTCTCTTGCGGAGAAGATAAAAACTCTTGAGGAGTTATCAAGAGACATAGAAAAAACAAGGAGAAGGGTAAATGCCCTTGAATACATAATGATACCATCTCTTGAGGAGACCATAAAATACATTACAAATAAACTTGATGAGTTGGAGAGAGAATCTCATGCAAGAATTTCAAGGATTAAGGAGATAATAAGAGGGGAGGAGGGAAGGTAA